In Mesoplodon densirostris isolate mMesDen1 chromosome 2, mMesDen1 primary haplotype, whole genome shotgun sequence, the DNA window CACTAAATCTGGTTTTTGGCTCATCTTCATTCTTTTCAACTTGTCTATATATAGCAGTGGGCACCAGTGAAACCCTTCTCTTGCCTTATCATGTGGCATTATCCTCTCTCAGCTGTAACTAGGGCCCTTTGgtgacttttttctctttctttttctgactcctCTTTTCTTACCGCTTTCTTCACATGGGTGTTTCCCCAACTTTTGTGCttggccatcttttttttttctttcagcattttatgGCTATCaagttcctcatttttaaaataaacaaacttgtatgtttcttttaaaacactCTAAAGTATGAATTTTTCCTGCTAGCAATCTTATCTATCTTCATATATCTGATCATCATTTCAATACCAATAACTATCAGCTCTTTTCTTCTGACCCTACGTTGTGTCGCAAGGACCTGCACTTCCATATGAAAGCCTACAAGACATCCTCATGAAAATGTTGTTGATGCTGATTTTGCTGTTGATGATGATTATAATGAATATTATTTAACACTTTGTGTGAGGGACTATATTCAGTGATTGACATATGTCACCTCGTTTATTGATCACAAAAATCCTGTATGGTGGATATAGATAAAGAAAAGGGGATTTAAAAAGGTTAAATGTCTTGCCgcaaatcacacagctagaaagctGGAAGCCCTGGTCAACCTGGGTCTGTCTTGAAGTCAGCCCTTTTACTCATTCTCCCCACTTCCTCATAGTTCTACAATTCAGGTTTATCTCCAAACCTGCTCTGCCTATTACATTTCCATTTCCAAAGGTATCAACACTCTAGACACATAGGCTTAAAGGATCTCTATGGTCTTTTGCATGTCTAAGACTTAATTCATTCTACCATCCAATCAGATGTAAGATCCTTTTAATTCTACCTGTAGGAACTCTCACTTTTGTCTGTTTGTCTGTTCCTACTACCACTACATTTTTCTATCACCTGAGTGGTTTTCATTGTCTCCAATCCCAGTTCCCTTATCATCATCCTTTCTTTATTTCCAATACTACTTACACACAACACAGccttattttagaaaatcaaagCTGCAAATAACCTTAGTTATTATTTAGTCCAATTTATTTAGGTTTATGAGCAGGCAACCGAACTGTAGGGGGACTTGCTCACTGAGTGACTTGCTCAGGGAAGCCAGACATTTAGTAGCAGGGACAACTAAAGTAGTCAGTACACTTGATACCCAGTCCACCAGCTCTGAATATGGCTTTCTTCTGTTCAAAACCTTGACTATCTCCCCATCACCTGTCAAATAAAGCACAAACCTTTTGGCCTGAAAGCCTTCAAAGACTGCCAacctacttattttttttaagcttttttgcCCACTTATTCCACTGTTTTTGCTTACGTTCTAACCAGTTGGATTGCAATCAGTTTTAAAGGATTTTGTAAATAGAAGAACAACAGGTTTAGAGTCAAAACCTAGTTTTCGTTTTGACTCCACCACAGTTGGATTTTGCTAAGTCATGTGActcttctgagcttcagtttccttgcttataaaatgagggaagtggaattagttaatttttaaagttccttccagctctgaaatttCAAGACTTTATGtataaacacacagcaggagaaaaaATCCTGAGTGAGATGAAACATTCTGGTTATATCTGAAATCTATGTAGAGGGTGGTTACCTTGTCAGTATTCAAAGGAAGCACGTATCTCCTAACTTCAGGCTGGGGAGCCTTTCTGGCATTTCTTTTCACCTCTTCCCAGTTCTCACGTAAATTGGCTAAATATAAGTAATTATAAACAAATTCAAATCTGCAAAAATAAGAAGCCAAACATGAGGACAGCCAATTACAAATAATTTAGAGACACGCTTCATGCCTTTTAAAAGCACAAGTGCCTACCTATTCTTCAGACCCCAACCCAGAACCTGCTAAAGACTCAGGAATACTGGAGCCATTTCTCTTGCCCACTCTGGGTGGACAAAAGAGTCCTGCTCATGGATATGTTTAAATAACAATAGCCTTTGAAACTTTCTGCTCTGTTTCTCTATCACCATTCTGTCAGTGTCCTCAGGGGCTACTGTCTTTTTTAGTGACCTGCTGTTTTGAAGAAAGCATATCTCTTTTTCCCAAACCCAGACTAGGTGGAGTTCTAGGCTCCCCAAAGGATCTTGTTAAGTTTGAGTGAAATTAAGCTTAAGTTTACTCGTCAAGtcacagaatattttattttcaggtcTGGTTCATGGACCTGATCAGTTTTCAATCATTAACCATAGTTTTGAGGTTCAGTTAGTGTTTCTGATTATCTAAACTCCCTACAGCCTTTTCAATCATATTTTGTGACTTAAgcattcttcttgcttttttaGATGTAATTCAGATTAAATATTGAGAATGGCATCTCCGAGAAAAACCCTAATTTCCAGGAACAACTGGAGATGTAACATTTATCCAATGTCCTTTCTTACCCTTTCCAGCAACAGAGATCCACAACCAGAAAACCACTGTCTTCATAGGTATTGATGTGATGAAAGAGGTTAAAAGGAGATGTCCTGTATTTATTATtgatatacttttttctttttttgtcagcaATATGAAGCCAAACCttgaaaagtgaagaaaatattttgatgcatttaaaaagaaaaaaaagtgtgcatTATGAAAGGCATATTCTTCAGAACCATAAAGCTGACAAATAAATGTAAGACTTACCCCCATGGTTTCATTGGACTCAAAACAATCCAGGTAGTTGGCTCCCCAAAGACTCCATGAAGAAAGAAACTTGAACAGGTTAATTTTGACTGGTGTCTCCACAAAAACAATATAGTTGGGAGTCAAACCAAAACTGttcagaaacagaaataaacttgtGAGTGGGAAGGGTTGATTCTCAAACCACAGAGAAATGTGTACACATGAGGTATACTCAGTTATATGAATCAACAGTGCCTACATGAAATTAACTACATTTAATTTTAGGTTTCTGTAAGAAAATGTCATGATCAGGATTGGTATCAAAGGTAGGCAAAGCAGATCTTTAAACCTGAGTTTTCCTGAAGATTCATAGCAGGCCTTCAAGTTACCTATGGACGTAAGATGGCTTGAATCGGTCACTGCAGGGGAATTGTACAACGATCTCTGACTTGCTTATTGGATCTTCCTTGTCTGAAATAAAGTGGTTTCAAAAGGCTGTGGAAcagcctctttttttctttttttaaatacaaagcatttagaacagcTTATGCaagcaaagaaatacattttcagatcttgattttttaaagagtttatttccattttctcagtCACTGGCATTTCATAGAGAAATTTCATGTGGAGCTGCAATCACCCAGGAAAATCCAAATAGCAGCAGATTTTGAAAGTACACTCAAACAGTGTGTGGCAGACAGGGTACACTGGAGTCACATCTTACATATGGAGGTGGGTTCTAAGTCAAGGGAGTAAGGCAAAATTTTAGTATGGTCTAAGTGCCTTTTACAATATCTTAAGTTATCTATAAAGTTATAGCATATGTGGTTTTGGGTCCATAGCCCTTTACAATAATTCTTAAGCACATTAAAGTTTATTTACTACTAAGACAGTGTCTTCAAACCTTAGTGTATATAAGAACCACATAAGAAGTTTCTGAACTATGGTCTCACCCCTAGAATTACTCATTCAGTCTACCTCAGGTAGGGCTCAAGATTTGtatttctaacaggttcccaggtgagGCTGCTGGTCCAGGGTCTATACTCAAGAATCATACTAaacagtaataaataaaaatacatatatactcaAATAATTCTATTATCAAGATCATTATCAAATTTCTGGCAATGAATGGAGGATGAATGGAGAATTCTAAAGAGTACTCTCTTctgttttaatattctttctctaTAGTATATGAGGTAAAAGGTTATGCTTGTAGTTTTGGGaattaaatacacaaaaaatacTACACtgttatatacatgtgtgtatcctattacacatacacatgtctgtttaaaatcttaattttgtCTGGCACATggataagtgttcaataaatatttactggattCAAATCTAAATCTTATATGATCAAAGTCACATATACACTACATCTTTGAAACACTATAGAATAGAACACGGCAACTTATTTTTGAAGATGTCATTTCCTGCTATGGTGCTCTTTGGCATTGGTCCCCTGGTAGGGTAAGGGCGAGGGGCAGTTGTCCTAAAATCTGAGAGTAATTTAACTATCCACATAGTGCTATCCTGATATTTCTGATCTGACACCCTGTATTTCCAGTAACTTTTTCATATTATAGATACTTGTTTTAAGAAGAGTCAAAGTGGTAAACTGACCTGCTTGTAGTGGAGGGATCTTTACAATATTGTAGGCAATTGAAAAATTTTTCCCAAAGCAATTACCAATATTGTAAACAGTCCCATCATTTTCAATGTGGGGGTGAGCAGTGGCTCCATTGACCGAGACATAGTTGCAAAGATCAACCTATGGAAGGAGAACAACCGTAACCCATGTTAAGAGAAAGATCATATTACACCTTTGGTTCCTCAGTCTGACCTCACCGTTACCACTTGCACCCTCACCCTAAgtgtgctttctctttctttccatctctctggGTCCTACCCTCTTTTAAGTCTGTAGAAGTCCCATCTTTAGTGCTGAGCTCTCCTCTGACCCCCATGCTGATCCCTCATGTCTCTGAAATCTTCAGGTTCTCCCTGATTGAGCTTTTCAATTGATGTAGGCCATACATTACTCTGGTTGGTTACTTTCCTTTTGCACATGCAGTTTGTCTTCAAACAGTGATGAATTTGAATCCTGAAACTTCTTTACATTCCCTTTATTGAATTACATTGAATTGTATGCTGATAgtcaataattttcattttataaaaatggcaatttttttttctttttttttttttttttgcggtacgcgggcctctcactgctgtggcttttcccgttgtggagcacaggctccggacgcgcaggctcagaggccatggctcacgggcccagccgctctgcggcatgtgggatcttcccagaccagggcacgaacctgtgtcccctgcatcggcaggcggactctcaaccactgcgccaccagggaagccccaaaaaatgGCAATTTTTTATGATACAACCTAAATACCAAATCCAGTGTCTTACATACAGAATGAATTTGGAACTGAAAGGAACTTCAGGATTCATCTAGTATAGAAAGTCTTAACCTAAATAGACTTCAGGGGAACCATGAATTCCTGGAATTAGTGGAAACTTTTTCAAGGCAGGATTCAGTGCTTTAATTCGTTTTGGATTCTcataaaaaattcaaaaccaCTAATCTACCACAAACCTCTCAGTTTACATAAGGAGAACTTGAGGTGTCAGAGAGATCAAATGACTTATCTAAGGATGCAGAGCACTAGAATTTCTACCTGGAACCTGCTCAGTAAAGACTTATTGAATGAATAGTCGATGGAGTATATATTTGTCTAACCAAAATTCTTTCTATGTTTTAAAGCATAGGGAGTTTTTAGCACCCTCACTTAAGTAAAAGGCAagacattcattcagtcattcagtcattcataaAGTATTCCTTGAGCTTCTATTATATGCCAGGTGCTGTGTCAGGGTCTAAGAAAACAGAGATGGCCCTTGCTTTCAAGAACTTCAGTCTAGATTTGCACTGTCCACTATGGTAGCCACATATAGCAATTTAAATGTAAGTTAACCATAATTAGATAGAACttcaaattcagttcctcagtcacattaGCCACATCCAAGTGCTCAATAGCACTTGGACAatgaagatatagaacatttccatcattgtagAAAGTTCCATTTAATAGCACTGCTGTATTAGACCTATAAGCTGGTATACGGTGCAGTAGGTGCAAAATGATATCTGTAAAGAAAGGCCATCTAACCCAGACTAGGGGATTAGGCAGGGCTTCCCAAGGGCAATGACTCCAACACATGCTTGAAAGACGAGTAAAATTTACCAGATGGAGAAGGATGACAGTGTGTTCTAGGGAGTAGGAACCCTAATGTAAAGGCATAGAGTTGTAAAAATTGAATGTTGCTTGGGGATTACTAGTCATTCAGCATGGCTGTggttatacacacacatggaggAGGAGAAATAAAATAGGCCAGCCACAAAGGTCTGTGCTTTTAACTTTAACTTGGAAACTATGGGTGCACTAGTTGGAATAACACATTTATActtgcattttagaaaaaaattgcttCTACAGAATTAAGGAAGCTGTATTTAAGGGAATCAGGCTGGAGGCAAAGGAACTTGTTAGGAGTCTATTTCAGTAATAGTAAACGAacaaaaaaatactcaaaattttaaaactacatttttatACGAAGTCAGGGTATAGTGCTGCTGACAATGAAACCTGACTCCTAATAAAGTCTATTCTGGAGCCATGCCATGAACTTCACACTTCCAATTAAATTACTATGGTAATTGGATTCACTGTCAAAGTCAAATGGATGGTTTAGAAACTCAGCTTCAGTATTTCTCTAAAtgatctacacacacacactcatatgtgGTTTCAAACATACATCTAAACTAAGAAAGAGCAATCGAGAATATGTTAAGCCTTAGTAAATCGTCTGTTGGGGATTACAAATCAGCTTGTGATATTGAGACCCATTGTTGGGActccttttcctttctattcctaCTACACCGACTATCTAGTTCTGGTCTTCAATTCCACCTAACTGGTCTCCTAGCTATCCCTTATCTTTTTTGTCCTCCCATAGAGCTTACATGTGGCTTCCAGATTAAATAACCTAAAGTACAGTTCTGCTTATACCACTTCCCTGAACAAAAACTTTCAGTAGCTTCTCATCAGCTAAATGACTTATTCCAAGTTTTTGTCCATTATTCAAACTTCTAGTTTCACCCTACCCTGTGTTTCACTATTCCCCTTGACATGGCATGCTTTATATCACTAGTTCTCACCTGGGAGTGTTATTGCCCCCTAGGGGGAGAGTTGGAAATGTTGGGGAGCATTTGGGGTTTGTACAATGATTGAGGACATGTCTGGTGTTTAGTAGGTGGGATCAGGGATACCAAACCTCTGCAGTGGGTGGGACAGTCCCCACAATGATGAAGTACCACCGGCCCAATGCCACTGCCACCTCCATTGAGAAATACTGCAAATCTAGCCAATTAAATTATTCTTTATCCTCCAGTTTCCCACCTCTATACAGCTGATCATGGTATTCCCTGTATATGAAATGTTCTTTCTCCAAATTCAATGAAGTTGTGCCTTCCCTTTAACTTCTAACTCAAATGCAAGACTTTTAAACCTTCCTTGATCTGCCCCACCTCACATCCACCAACTACTGCCAGAAGTAATCTTTGTCCTTTCATAGAAGGTTTTCCCTCTGTGAAAAGAGTCCTCACATTCTGTGTCCTATTATAGTTAAGTAATGTATTTATCTGATTTCTCCACCTAGGTGTTAAGCTTTCTGAAGACAAGAACAATGCCTTGCAAATAGTTACatcttaataaatattggttgaaaatGTAGATCTATCTTATCGAATGCTGCACCGAGATTGCCTAAGTTCTCATCAAAATTTGTCACTTTTTAATACTGCTGACATGTTTATCTATGCTTTTTCATTTAAGATATAGCTTTATTTCTAACAAGCAGTGTCTATAAGAAGGGGCAAGTTGGTGCAACACACTTTCCTAGAACAATGAACGGTAGGGTTTTCAATATTAAATGTGCCAGTTCCATGCTAGTCTATAAAAACCATGAAGAGCAGGGACCATGTTGTCTTACTCATTGGTATATCTTTTGCAACTAGCGTAAGTTCTGGTACATGGAagagactcaataaatatttgtgtcacAAATAAATATGTTAGGCATTTTATATGGTTTTCCTCCAATCcacataataaatgtttaaaatttcacagatggagaaacaaagTTTGCCCTATGTCACATTGCTAGTAGTTGATGACAAAGCAGGGATTTGAAACTTAATCTATCTGGCTCTCATATTCTTCAAACCCAAATGCACAGCTGACTTAATTCTAAGTTGCAAATTCTAAATTCTTGAGCGATATCGTCTGAGCACTGTGTCCTACCTGCTTAATTGTCTCCAAGGTCTCAGGATTAATCTTTGTAATGAAGTTGGTCTCTGTGCAGGCATAGTAATCTTCCCCCACTGGGTAGATATTAACAAGGGCATTGTCAGTAACTTCCACTCCTCGAAAGTAAGAAAAAAACCTGCAGAAGCAAATGGATTTTTCAGTCCAGTAACTTTCAAGCCATAAGAGAAAAAGGGCTAATGTAAAACGTCTTTAATAACATGCAGTTGGGTTTCAGTAACCTGGAAAATATATTCTTGCAGGGGTCTGGGAAAGCACAGGTGCCAAATTCTGTTATGACGATCCTTTTCTCAGTCATTGCCCGTACGTAAGCATCAGTGCGGATGAACCTGAAGGACATTGAGACACGGGAAAGGGTCACAGACAAGGGCAATTAGTGTAGTCCATGGGGAGCTTAGAATGGTCATTCTGTGTGCCCTTCTAAAGTCAGAATCATAAATCCACAACATGAAGAATGAAGAGTCTCATAACTTTCTTGGGGTGACTGAAGGAGAAAGAGACAATGTGCCACGAGCTTAAATTTATGTCTTATAAACTTCACAGTGACATATGAGGAAATCAaggttcagagaaattaagtgatcAGCATATGTGGCCAGAGCCAGAAAACATGCCTTTTCCATATCACACTATGCAGCTCCATGGGTAGTTCACATTGGACCTCTGACTTCCTGTAGCCTATAATTCACCAATCTACACTGAGCAGGGAAGTATAGAACATGTTATGCTGAATTATATTCCTTTCAATCTTCCTCATGTTCCTCTTATgtttttcttcaatttaaaaatttattttgctacTTTTAAAAGTAGATATTCTTGAATCTGGTCTCTTGCACAGGCAGACCTCCTGAACCATATCTCCCAGACTAGATGGCATACGTTGCCTAGGATTTCTTATGTGGAGAGCCAATTAAAATCTGATTTTGCACTTTCATGAAGAGGAAAAAGTACTAAGGTCTATAGAAGGCATGTAAAGGCGTTGCCTGACCTCCAAAATATGCTTTCATAACTAAATTTTTGCTTGACCTGATCTGTTTCTCTTCTATTACAATCCAAGTTATCCTGACTACTTCAAGActccatttattctttcttttgatgTCTCTTCAGAATGCCTGAAATCTGTGGTGATCAACAAAGCTGCTAACAGGCCTGAATATTAAGGCATAAGACAAACTATTTATTGTGGTGTT includes these proteins:
- the RPE65 gene encoding retinoid isomerohydrolase isoform X2; amino-acid sequence: MSIQVEHPAGGYKKLFETVEELSSPLTAHVTGRIPLWLTGSLLRCGPGLFEVGSEPFYHLFDGQALLHKFDFKEGHVTYHRRFFSYFRGVEVTDNALVNIYPVGEDYYACTETNFITKINPETLETIKQVDLCNYVSVNGATAHPHIENDGTVYNIGNCFGKNFSIAYNIVKIPPLQADKEDPISKSEIVVQFPCSDRFKPSYVHSFGLTPNYIVFVETPVKINLFKFLSSWSLWGANYLDCFESNETMGVWLHIADKKRKKYINNKYRTSPFNLFHHINTYEDSGFLVVDLCCWKGFEFVYNYLYLANLRENWEEVKRNARKAPQPEVRRYVLPLNTDKADTGKNLVTLPNTTATAILCSDETIWLEPEVLFSGPRQAFEFPQINYQKYGGKPYTYAYGLGLNHFVPDRLCKLNVKTKETWVWQEPDSYPSEPIFVSHPDALEEDDGVVLSVVVSPGAGQKPAYLLILNAKDLSEVARAEVEINIPVTFHGLFKKS
- the RPE65 gene encoding retinoid isomerohydrolase isoform X1, encoding MSIQVEHPAGGYKKLFETVEELSSPLTAHVTGRIPLWLTGSLLRCGPGLFEVGSEPFYHLFDGQALLHKFDFKEGHVTYHRRFIRTDAYVRAMTEKRIVITEFGTCAFPDPCKNIFSRFFSYFRGVEVTDNALVNIYPVGEDYYACTETNFITKINPETLETIKQVDLCNYVSVNGATAHPHIENDGTVYNIGNCFGKNFSIAYNIVKIPPLQADKEDPISKSEIVVQFPCSDRFKPSYVHSFGLTPNYIVFVETPVKINLFKFLSSWSLWGANYLDCFESNETMGVWLHIADKKRKKYINNKYRTSPFNLFHHINTYEDSGFLVVDLCCWKGFEFVYNYLYLANLRENWEEVKRNARKAPQPEVRRYVLPLNTDKADTGKNLVTLPNTTATAILCSDETIWLEPEVLFSGPRQAFEFPQINYQKYGGKPYTYAYGLGLNHFVPDRLCKLNVKTKETWVWQEPDSYPSEPIFVSHPDALEEDDGVVLSVVVSPGAGQKPAYLLILNAKDLSEVARAEVEINIPVTFHGLFKKS